In Necator americanus strain Aroian chromosome IV, whole genome shotgun sequence, the following proteins share a genomic window:
- a CDS encoding hypothetical protein (NECATOR_CHRIV.G15181.T1): MFMRNGWVSDAPFTLNGTNISECTGYVYLGRESNMMNGLTPELGKRRPAAWGAYKSIEDVVKKTRNTRLRAHLFNTTVLPALTYASETWAFRRHEENAVSVIERAIERVMLGVSRFTQVRDGIRSSLLRQRSKIRDAATFPKKSKIRWAGHVMCFNDNRSTRAVSDWVPRDIKRTTGRPLTRWSDFFTKSFKKKYDALRAPRERRNLWATLACDRDKWKNYWRSTSSKINGSQGDQGDRYSPFITTIIDYTSTRSYEIQEWSWDNLS, from the coding sequence atgttcatgcggaacggatgggtctcggatgccccattcacgctcaacggaacgaacatatcggAATGCACaggctacgtttatctgggtcgggaatcgaacatgatgaacggcctgacccccgagctgggcaagaGGAGAccagcggcttggggagcgtacaagagcatcgaggatgtagtgaagaagaccaggaacactcggctccgtgctcacctcttcaacaccaccgtacttcctgctttgacctatgcttcggaaacctgggcatttcgcaggcacgaagaaaacgcggtgagcgtcattgaacgcgcaattgagagagtgatgttgggagtatcccgtttcacgcaagtgagggacgggattcgaagttctctcctacgccagcgatcgaagattagagacgccgccacGTTTcccaagaaaagtaaaataaggtgggccggacacgtgatgtgctttaatgacaaccgttcgaccagagccgtgagcgactgggttccccgcgatattaagcgcactacaggaagaccccTGACTCggtggtcagatttcttcacgaagtccttcaaaaaaaagtatgatgctcttcgtgccCCACGTGAAAGGAGGAACCtttgggctactctggcatgcgatcgggacaaatggaagaattactggcgctcgaccagttcgaagatcaacgggagtcaaggtgatcaaggtgatcgcTACTCACCTTTCATAACTACGATTATAGATTATACTTCCACTCGTAGCTATGAGATTCAAGAGTGGAGTTGGGACAATCTTTCTTGA
- a CDS encoding hypothetical protein (NECATOR_CHRIV.G15182.T1): MVLLKVVNNLEYQQLSIVHLHDRIYFEKGGMSAVNICWNPSKKAAFARPQTGVREWVVGLVSDEMS, from the exons ATGGTTCTACTGAAAGTTGTGAACAACCTGGAATATCAGCAGTTATCCATAGTGCATTTGCACGACCGAATATACTTTGAG AAGGGTGGAATGTCTGCCGTTAATATTTGCTGGAATCCTAGCAAGAAGGCGGCATTCGCAAGACCGCAGACGGGTGTTCGCGAGTGGGTGGTCGGCTTAGTTTCGGACGAGATGTCGTAG